A genomic window from Pseudocitrobacter corydidari includes:
- a CDS encoding AraC family transcriptional regulator translates to MQGVPDHFTDEKDSANFRHLAQVPGVELYHAHISRYAFEPHTHEAFGIGTIELGAERFRYRGSQYVASVNSIVTMNPDELHTGEAETAEGWRYRMIYLDPTQLEEVTGVRHWWFSDVLRHDPQRSQRIGQQIFQLWHTRDPLAQQGILLDLIDTFRPFAHHAPQSAEASHRFDQVRDYLHDNYMQPVTLDELAQVVALSPYHFQRQFKAHFHVTPHQMLMAIRLWRAKAFLTHGMPAAEVAAATGLTDQSHLTRAFTRRYGITPVRYQKQVARR, encoded by the coding sequence GTGCAGGGCGTACCTGACCACTTCACAGACGAAAAAGACAGCGCCAACTTCCGGCACCTGGCGCAGGTGCCGGGCGTGGAGCTGTATCACGCGCATATCTCGCGCTACGCCTTCGAACCGCATACGCATGAAGCCTTCGGCATCGGCACCATTGAGCTGGGCGCGGAGCGTTTTCGCTATCGCGGCAGCCAGTATGTGGCATCGGTGAATTCGATTGTCACCATGAACCCCGACGAACTCCATACCGGTGAAGCGGAAACCGCCGAAGGCTGGCGCTACCGCATGATTTACCTCGACCCAACGCAGCTTGAAGAAGTAACCGGCGTTCGTCACTGGTGGTTTAGCGATGTGTTGCGCCATGACCCGCAGCGTTCGCAACGTATCGGCCAGCAGATTTTTCAGTTGTGGCATACCCGCGACCCACTGGCTCAACAAGGTATTCTGCTCGATCTCATCGATACCTTCCGCCCCTTCGCCCATCATGCGCCGCAGAGTGCGGAAGCCAGCCATCGCTTCGACCAGGTTCGCGACTATCTCCACGATAACTACATGCAGCCCGTGACGCTCGACGAACTGGCGCAGGTCGTGGCGCTGAGTCCATATCATTTTCAACGCCAGTTTAAAGCGCATTTCCACGTCACCCCGCATCAAATGCTGATGGCGATCCGCCTGTGGCGCGCGAAAGCGTTTCTGACCCACGGCATGCCTGCGGCCGAGGTGGCAGCGGCCACCGGCCTTACCGATCAGTCGCATCTCACCCGCGCCTTTACCCGACGCTACGGCATCACCCCGGTGCGCTACCAGAAACAGGTTGCCCGGCGCTAA
- a CDS encoding DMT family transporter, translating to MISGVLYALLAGLMWGLIFVGPLIVPEYPAVLQSTGRYLALGLIALPLAWLGRARLKQLNRRDWFTALALTMMGNLIYYVCLASAIQRTGAPVSTMIIGTLPVVIPVFANLLYSQRDGKLAWSKLAPALICIGIGLACVNIAELSHGLQDFNWTRYASGIALALVSVVCWAWYALRNARWLRENPDKHPMMWATAQALVTLPVSLLGYFAACGWLSTQPEGFPLPFGPRPMVFITLMIAIAVLCSWVGALCWNIASQRLPTVILGPLIVFETLAGLLYTFILRQSLPPLLTLSGIALLVLGVVIAVRAKPVKPALRELSQETKNA from the coding sequence ATGATTAGTGGTGTGCTGTACGCTCTGCTGGCGGGGCTGATGTGGGGGCTGATTTTTGTTGGACCGTTGATCGTGCCAGAATATCCTGCGGTGCTGCAATCGACCGGGCGTTATCTGGCGCTAGGGCTTATCGCCTTACCGCTGGCGTGGCTGGGCCGTGCGCGGTTAAAACAACTTAACCGGCGCGACTGGTTTACCGCACTGGCGCTGACCATGATGGGCAACCTGATTTACTACGTGTGCCTGGCGAGCGCGATTCAGCGCACCGGCGCGCCCGTATCAACCATGATCATCGGCACACTGCCCGTGGTTATTCCGGTTTTTGCTAATCTCCTCTACAGCCAGCGCGACGGCAAACTTGCCTGGTCGAAACTGGCTCCGGCGCTTATCTGCATTGGTATTGGCCTGGCGTGTGTGAATATCGCCGAATTAAGCCACGGCTTGCAGGACTTCAACTGGACGCGCTACGCATCCGGTATCGCGCTGGCGTTAGTCTCGGTGGTGTGTTGGGCGTGGTATGCCCTGCGTAACGCCCGTTGGCTACGGGAAAACCCGGATAAGCACCCAATGATGTGGGCCACCGCGCAGGCGCTGGTGACGCTGCCTGTGTCGCTGCTGGGTTATTTTGCCGCCTGCGGCTGGCTGAGCACTCAGCCTGAAGGCTTTCCGCTGCCGTTTGGCCCGCGTCCGATGGTGTTTATTACGCTGATGATCGCTATTGCCGTGCTCTGCTCGTGGGTCGGTGCGCTGTGCTGGAATATCGCCAGCCAGCGTTTACCTACAGTCATCCTTGGGCCGTTGATCGTGTTCGAGACGCTGGCCGGGTTACTTTATACCTTCATACTGCGCCAGAGCTTACCGCCGCTGCTGACGCTGAGCGGAATTGCCCTGCTGGTGCTGGGCGTGGTGATTGCGGTACGCGCAAAGCCCGTTAAGCCTGCGCTGCGGGAGTTGAGCCAGGAGACAAAAAATGCCTGA
- the ytfE gene encoding iron-sulfur cluster repair protein YtfE — protein sequence MAFRDQPLGELALSIPRASALFRKYDMDYCCGGKQTLARAAARKELDVEVIEAELAKLAEQPVDKDWRTAPLGEIIDYIIPRYHDRHREQLPELILQATKVERVHADKPNVPKGLAKYLTMLHQELSSHMMKEEQILFPMIKQGMGSQAMGPISVMESEHDEAGELLEVIKHTTQNVTIPPEACTTWKAMYNGINEMIDDLMEHISLENNVLFPRALAGE from the coding sequence ATGGCCTTCCGCGACCAACCTTTAGGTGAGCTGGCGCTCTCCATCCCGCGCGCATCCGCGCTGTTTCGTAAATACGATATGGACTACTGCTGTGGCGGTAAGCAAACCCTGGCTCGCGCTGCGGCTCGCAAGGAACTGGACGTTGAGGTCATTGAGGCTGAGCTGGCAAAACTGGCCGAGCAGCCGGTTGATAAAGACTGGCGTACCGCCCCGCTGGGTGAAATCATCGATTACATTATTCCGCGCTACCACGATCGCCACCGTGAACAACTGCCGGAATTGATTTTACAGGCTACCAAAGTCGAACGCGTACACGCCGACAAACCGAACGTACCAAAAGGCCTGGCAAAATATCTGACGATGCTGCATCAGGAGCTCTCCAGCCACATGATGAAAGAGGAGCAGATTCTGTTCCCGATGATCAAACAGGGCATGGGCAGCCAGGCGATGGGGCCAATCAGCGTGATGGAAAGCGAGCACGACGAAGCAGGTGAACTGCTGGAAGTGATTAAACACACCACCCAAAACGTGACCATTCCGCCAGAAGCCTGCACCACCTGGAAGGCGATGTATAACGGCATTAATGAAATGATCGATGACTTAATGGAACACATCAGCCTCGAAAACAACGTACTGTTCCCGCGCGCGCTGGCGGGGGAATAA
- the cycA gene encoding D-serine/D-alanine/glycine transporter yields the protein MVDQIKVAADEEQAPAEQSLRRNLTNRHIQLIAIGGAIGTGLFMGSGKTISLAGPSIIFVYMIIGFMLFFVMRAMGELLLSNLEYKSFSDFAADLLGPWAGYFTGWTYWFCWVVTGMADVVAITAYAQFWFPGLSDWVASLAVVVLLLSLNLATVKMFGEMEFWFAMIKIVAIVGLIVVGLVMILMHFQAPNGTEASFAHLWNDGGWFPKGISGFFAGFQIAVFAFVGIELVGTTAAETKDPEKSLPRAINSIPVRIIMFYVFALIIIMSVTPWSSVVPDKSPFVELFVLVGLPAAASIINFVVLTSAASSANSGVFSTSRMLFGLAQDGVAPKAFAKLSKRAVPAKGLTFSCICLLGGVVLLYVNPSVIAAFTMITTVSAILFMFVWTIILCSYLVYRKQRPHLHEKSIYKMPLGKVMCWVCMAFFAFVIVLLTLETDTRQALIVTPLWFVILGLGWMFLRKKAIAK from the coding sequence ATGGTAGATCAGATAAAAGTCGCAGCCGACGAAGAACAGGCTCCGGCTGAACAATCGCTGCGGCGAAACCTCACGAACCGGCATATTCAGCTTATTGCAATTGGTGGCGCAATTGGTACCGGGCTGTTTATGGGTTCCGGGAAAACCATTAGCCTTGCCGGCCCGTCGATTATTTTTGTCTATATGATAATCGGCTTCATGCTCTTCTTCGTGATGCGTGCGATGGGCGAACTGCTGTTATCCAACCTCGAATATAAATCTTTCAGCGACTTCGCCGCCGACCTGCTTGGCCCGTGGGCGGGGTATTTCACCGGCTGGACCTACTGGTTCTGTTGGGTAGTCACCGGCATGGCCGACGTTGTGGCGATAACCGCCTATGCGCAGTTCTGGTTCCCGGGGCTGTCGGATTGGGTGGCGTCGCTTGCTGTCGTCGTGCTGCTTCTGAGCCTGAACCTCGCTACCGTGAAGATGTTTGGTGAGATGGAGTTCTGGTTTGCGATGATCAAAATCGTCGCCATTGTGGGGCTGATTGTCGTCGGTCTGGTGATGATCCTGATGCACTTCCAGGCACCTAACGGCACCGAGGCGTCCTTCGCGCACCTGTGGAATGACGGCGGCTGGTTCCCGAAAGGCATTAGCGGCTTCTTTGCCGGCTTCCAGATAGCGGTCTTCGCCTTCGTGGGGATTGAACTGGTGGGCACGACCGCTGCGGAAACCAAAGACCCGGAGAAATCCCTGCCGCGCGCAATCAACTCGATTCCTGTTCGTATCATCATGTTCTACGTCTTCGCGCTGATCATCATTATGTCCGTGACGCCGTGGAGCTCTGTCGTCCCGGATAAGAGCCCGTTTGTTGAACTGTTTGTGCTGGTCGGTCTGCCGGCGGCGGCAAGCATTATCAACTTCGTGGTGCTGACGTCAGCGGCGTCTTCTGCGAACAGTGGCGTGTTCTCTACCAGCCGTATGCTGTTCGGCCTGGCGCAGGACGGCGTGGCGCCGAAAGCATTCGCCAAGCTCTCTAAACGCGCGGTACCGGCGAAAGGGCTGACCTTCTCCTGTATCTGCCTGCTGGGCGGCGTGGTGCTGCTGTATGTGAACCCAAGCGTGATCGCGGCGTTTACCATGATCACCACCGTCTCCGCGATTCTGTTTATGTTCGTGTGGACGATTATCCTGTGTTCTTACCTGGTGTACCGCAAACAGCGTCCGCATCTGCACGAGAAATCGATCTACAAGATGCCGCTGGGTAAAGTGATGTGCTGGGTCTGCATGGCGTTCTTTGCGTTCGTTATCGTTCTGTTGACGCTGGAAACCGATACCCGTCAGGCGCTGATTGTCACCCCGCTGTGGTTCGTAATTCTGGGGCTGGGCTGGATGTTCCTGAGAAAGAAAGCCATCGCCAAATAA
- the fklB gene encoding FKBP-type peptidyl-prolyl cis-trans isomerase — translation MATPTFDTIEAQASYGIGLQVGQQLSESGLQGLLPEALVAGIADALEGKQPAVPVEAVHRALREIHERADAVRKERFAAMAADGVKYLEENREKEGVNSTESGLQFRVLTQGEGAIPARTDHVRVHYTGKLIDGTVFDSSVARGEPAEFPVNGVIAGWIEALTLMPVGSKWELTIPHNLAYGERGAGASIPPFSTLVFEVELLEIL, via the coding sequence ATGGCCACCCCGACTTTTGACACCATCGAAGCACAGGCAAGCTACGGCATCGGCCTGCAGGTAGGACAGCAGCTGAGCGAGTCCGGTTTGCAGGGCCTGCTGCCGGAAGCGCTGGTAGCTGGCATCGCTGACGCACTGGAAGGCAAACAGCCTGCTGTGCCGGTTGAAGCGGTACACCGTGCGCTGCGTGAAATCCACGAACGTGCTGATGCCGTGCGTAAAGAACGTTTTGCAGCGATGGCGGCAGACGGTGTGAAATACCTGGAAGAAAACCGTGAAAAAGAGGGCGTGAACAGCACCGAATCCGGTCTGCAATTCCGCGTTCTGACTCAGGGCGAAGGCGCTATCCCGGCGCGTACCGACCACGTTCGCGTGCACTACACCGGTAAACTGATCGACGGCACCGTATTCGACAGCTCCGTTGCGCGCGGCGAACCGGCTGAATTCCCGGTTAACGGCGTTATTGCTGGTTGGATCGAAGCGCTGACCCTGATGCCGGTTGGCTCCAAATGGGAACTGACTATCCCTCATAACCTGGCCTACGGCGAGCGCGGCGCTGGCGCGTCCATCCCGCCGTTCAGCACCCTGGTCTTTGAAGTCGAGCTGCTGGAAATTCTGTAA
- a CDS encoding LysM-like peptidoglycan-binding domain-containing protein, which yields MPGRFELKPTLVKIWHAPDNLRIMDPLPTMHRRGIIIAALAVVIGFLLPSNDDTASDPVSRTAQLDVQSQSRPQPDNAPMQTQLVTPSNDPGLVAPVEPEPVPEEQPQEQEQPQAQSQPQTQPFQENQGIDQQWRSYRVEPGKTLAQLFRDHNLPATDVYAMAQVEGAGKPLSNLQNGQMVQIRQNASGVVTGLTIDTGNGQVLFTRQPNGSFIRAR from the coding sequence ATGCCCGGGCGATTTGAGTTAAAACCTACGCTGGTGAAGATTTGGCATGCGCCGGATAATCTTCGCATCATGGACCCGCTACCCACCATGCACCGTCGCGGCATTATTATTGCTGCGCTGGCGGTGGTCATCGGCTTTCTGCTGCCGTCAAACGACGACACAGCGTCCGACCCGGTAAGCCGCACTGCGCAGCTCGATGTGCAGTCGCAATCACGCCCACAGCCCGATAACGCGCCAATGCAAACGCAGCTGGTGACGCCGAGCAACGATCCCGGCCTGGTCGCTCCTGTTGAACCGGAACCTGTCCCTGAAGAACAGCCGCAGGAGCAAGAGCAGCCACAGGCGCAGAGCCAGCCGCAAACGCAGCCGTTCCAGGAAAATCAGGGCATCGACCAGCAGTGGCGCTCCTACCGCGTAGAGCCCGGTAAAACGCTGGCGCAGCTGTTCCGCGACCATAATCTTCCGGCAACCGATGTTTACGCAATGGCACAGGTAGAGGGTGCAGGCAAGCCGCTCAGCAACCTACAAAACGGTCAAATGGTGCAGATTCGCCAGAACGCCAGCGGTGTCGTGACAGGGCTGACCATTGATACTGGTAATGGACAAGTACTGTTTACCCGCCAGCCGAACGGTAGTTTTATTCGCGCGCGGTAG
- a CDS encoding DMT family transporter: METACPAPVFARKHVAYACATLCCLLWGSSYPAIKNGYELFHIATDDIPSKIVFAGYRFLFAGLVLLLFALAQRKPIARLSGRQFGQLTLLGLTQTSIQYAFFYIGLAFTTGVKGSIMNATGTFFSVLLAHFIYQNDRLSYNKTIGCVLGFIGVMLVNFNHSLADFSFVWQGDGFVVLAAFILSAATLYGKRISQTVDPTVMTGWQLAIGGGALVVGGYLTGGHLAIESTTALAILAYLVFLSSVAFALWSVILKYNRVSMIAPFNFVIPVAGTVLSAIFLGENILEVKYAVALVLVCSGIWWVNKVSKK; encoded by the coding sequence ATGGAAACTGCCTGCCCGGCTCCCGTCTTTGCCCGTAAACATGTTGCTTACGCCTGTGCTACGCTCTGTTGCCTGTTATGGGGAAGTTCTTACCCTGCCATCAAAAACGGTTATGAACTCTTTCACATTGCGACCGACGATATCCCGTCGAAGATAGTCTTTGCGGGCTACCGGTTCCTGTTTGCCGGACTGGTATTGCTGCTTTTCGCGCTGGCGCAGCGTAAACCTATCGCACGCCTGAGCGGTCGCCAGTTCGGCCAGCTCACGCTGCTGGGGCTCACCCAAACCTCCATCCAGTACGCCTTCTTCTATATCGGCCTGGCGTTCACTACGGGCGTGAAGGGGTCCATCATGAATGCGACAGGCACCTTCTTTAGCGTGCTGCTGGCGCATTTCATCTATCAGAACGACCGCCTGAGCTATAACAAAACCATCGGCTGCGTGCTGGGCTTTATCGGCGTGATGCTGGTGAACTTCAACCACTCGCTGGCGGATTTCAGCTTCGTCTGGCAGGGCGATGGTTTTGTTGTCCTGGCCGCCTTTATCCTGTCGGCAGCCACGCTCTATGGTAAACGTATCTCGCAAACGGTTGATCCGACGGTCATGACGGGCTGGCAACTGGCGATCGGCGGTGGCGCGCTGGTGGTGGGCGGCTATCTTACGGGCGGTCATCTGGCCATCGAGAGCACGACGGCGCTGGCGATCCTCGCGTATCTGGTGTTCCTCTCATCCGTCGCTTTCGCCCTGTGGAGCGTGATTCTCAAATACAACCGCGTCAGTATGATTGCGCCGTTTAACTTCGTGATTCCGGTCGCGGGAACGGTGCTCTCCGCTATCTTCCTCGGTGAAAATATTCTGGAAGTGAAATACGCGGTGGCGTTGGTACTGGTGTGTTCGGGGATTTGGTGGGTGAATAAGGTCAGCAAAAAGTAA
- the rplI gene encoding 50S ribosomal protein L9 has product MQVILLDKVANLGSLGDQVNVKAGYARNFLVPQGKAVPATKKNVEFFEARRAELEAKLADVLAAANARAEAINALGTVTIASKSGDEGKLFGSIGTRDIADAVSAAGVAVAKSEVRLPNGVLRTTGEHEVDFQVHSEVFAKLVVNVVAE; this is encoded by the coding sequence ATGCAAGTTATTCTGCTTGATAAAGTAGCAAACCTGGGTAGCCTGGGTGATCAGGTTAACGTTAAAGCGGGCTATGCTCGTAACTTCCTGGTACCACAGGGTAAAGCTGTTCCTGCTACCAAGAAAAACGTTGAGTTCTTCGAAGCACGCCGTGCTGAACTGGAAGCCAAACTGGCTGACGTTCTGGCTGCTGCTAACGCACGTGCAGAAGCAATCAACGCACTGGGCACCGTTACCATCGCGTCTAAATCTGGCGACGAAGGTAAACTGTTCGGTTCCATCGGTACTCGCGACATCGCTGATGCAGTTTCTGCTGCTGGCGTTGCTGTTGCTAAGAGCGAAGTTCGCCTGCCGAACGGCGTTCTGCGTACCACTGGTGAGCACGAAGTTGACTTCCAGGTTCACAGCGAAGTGTTCGCTAAACTGGTTGTAAACGTTGTTGCTGAGTAA
- the rpsR gene encoding 30S ribosomal protein S18, whose translation MARYFRRRKFCRFTAEGVQEIDYKDIATLKNYITESGKIVPSRITGTRAKYQRQLARAIKRARYLSLLPYTDRHQ comes from the coding sequence ATGGCACGTTATTTCCGTCGTCGCAAGTTCTGCCGTTTCACCGCGGAAGGCGTTCAAGAGATCGACTATAAAGATATCGCTACGCTGAAAAACTACATCACCGAAAGCGGTAAGATTGTCCCAAGCCGTATCACCGGTACCCGTGCAAAATACCAGCGTCAGCTGGCTCGCGCTATCAAACGCGCTCGCTACCTGTCCCTGCTGCCGTACACTGATCGTCATCAGTAA
- the priB gene encoding primosomal replication protein N: MTNRLALSGTVCRAPLRKVSPSGIPHCQFVLEHRSVQEEAGFHRQAWCQMPVIISGHENQAITHSITVGSAVTVQGFISCHKAKNGLTKMVLHAEQIELIDSGD; this comes from the coding sequence ATGACCAACCGTCTGGCGCTGTCCGGCACCGTGTGCAGGGCTCCCCTTCGAAAGGTCAGTCCATCAGGAATTCCTCACTGCCAGTTCGTGCTTGAGCATCGTTCTGTGCAAGAGGAGGCCGGCTTTCACCGGCAGGCGTGGTGCCAAATGCCCGTTATTATTAGCGGACACGAAAACCAGGCCATTACTCACAGTATAACGGTCGGTAGCGCAGTCACCGTTCAGGGCTTTATCTCTTGCCACAAAGCAAAGAATGGCCTGACTAAAATGGTCCTGCATGCCGAGCAGATTGAATTGATAGATTCTGGAGACTAG
- the rpsF gene encoding 30S ribosomal protein S6 has protein sequence MRHYEIVFMVHPDQSEQVPGMIERYTGAITAAEGTIHRLEDWGRRQLAYPINKLHKAHYVLLNVEAPQEAIDELETNFRFNDAVIRSMVMRTKHAVTEASPMVKAKDERRERRDDFANETADDAEAGDSEE, from the coding sequence ATGCGTCATTACGAAATCGTTTTTATGGTCCATCCTGACCAGAGCGAACAGGTTCCGGGCATGATCGAGCGCTACACTGGTGCAATCACTGCAGCAGAAGGTACGATCCACCGTCTGGAAGACTGGGGCCGCCGTCAGCTGGCTTATCCGATCAACAAACTGCACAAAGCTCACTACGTTCTGCTGAACGTTGAAGCTCCGCAGGAAGCGATCGATGAGCTGGAAACTAACTTCCGCTTCAACGATGCCGTTATCCGCAGCATGGTTATGCGTACTAAACACGCTGTTACCGAAGCATCTCCGATGGTTAAAGCGAAAGACGAGCGTCGTGAACGTCGCGATGATTTCGCAAACGAAACCGCAGATGATGCTGAAGCTGGGGATTCTGAAGAGTAA
- the yjfY gene encoding DUF1471 family protein YjfY: MKNITIAILAALFLSANVSAAIKIDARQARNMDDVQSLGVIYINHNLATVSEAELALNEESEAQGAKYFRPILMHEPGSNGVIHASADIYR; this comes from the coding sequence ATGAAAAACATCACCATTGCCATTCTCGCGGCGCTGTTTCTAAGTGCAAACGTCTCCGCCGCCATCAAAATCGACGCCCGTCAGGCTCGCAATATGGACGATGTACAGAGCTTAGGGGTCATTTATATCAACCATAATCTCGCGACGGTCAGCGAGGCTGAGCTGGCGCTGAATGAAGAGAGCGAGGCTCAGGGCGCGAAATACTTCCGCCCGATATTAATGCATGAGCCGGGGAGTAATGGCGTGATACATGCCAGTGCTGATATTTATCGTTAA
- the ulaF gene encoding L-ribulose-5-phosphate 4-epimerase UlaF, with the protein MQKLKQQVFEANMDLPRYGLVTFTWGNVSAIDRERGLVVIKPSGVAYETMKADDMVVVDMTGKVVEGEYRPSSDTATHLELYRRYPSLGGIVHTHSTHATAWAQAGLAIPALGTTHADYFFGDIPCTRGLSEEEVQGEYELNTGKVIIETLGNAEPLHTPGIVVYQHGPFAWGKDAHDAVHNAVVMEEVAKMAWIARSINPQLNHIDSFLMNKHFMRKHGPNAYYGQK; encoded by the coding sequence ATGCAAAAGCTGAAACAGCAGGTATTTGAAGCCAACATGGATCTGCCGCGTTACGGGCTGGTGACCTTTACCTGGGGCAACGTCAGCGCCATCGACCGCGAACGCGGGCTGGTGGTGATCAAGCCCAGCGGCGTCGCCTACGAAACCATGAAAGCAGACGATATGGTGGTGGTCGATATGACCGGCAAGGTGGTGGAAGGGGAGTATCGCCCGTCTTCCGACACCGCAACGCATCTCGAACTCTACCGTCGTTATCCCTCGCTTGGCGGCATTGTCCATACCCACTCCACTCATGCTACCGCATGGGCGCAGGCGGGGCTGGCGATCCCGGCGTTAGGCACCACGCACGCCGACTACTTCTTTGGTGACATCCCGTGTACGCGCGGATTAAGCGAAGAAGAGGTGCAGGGCGAGTATGAACTGAACACCGGCAAAGTGATTATCGAAACGCTGGGTAACGCCGAGCCGCTGCATACGCCGGGGATTGTGGTGTATCAGCACGGGCCGTTCGCCTGGGGGAAAGACGCGCACGATGCGGTGCACAACGCAGTAGTGATGGAAGAAGTGGCGAAAATGGCGTGGATTGCGCGCAGTATTAACCCACAACTGAATCACATCGACAGCTTCCTGATGAATAAACACTTCATGCGTAAGCACGGTCCCAACGCCTATTACGGGCAGAAGTAA
- the ulaE gene encoding L-ribulose-5-phosphate 3-epimerase UlaE produces the protein MLSKQIPLGIYEKALPAGECWLERLRLAKTLGFDFVEMSVDETDERLSRLDWSREQRLALVNAIVETGVRVPSMCLSAHRRFPLGSEDDAVRAQGLEIMRKAIQFAQDVGIRVIQLAGYDVYYQEANNETRRRFRDGLKESVEMASRAQVTLAMEIMDYPLMNSISKALGYAHYLNNPWFQLYPDIGNLSAWDNDVQMELQAGIGHIVAVHVKDTKPGVFKNVPFGEGVVDFERCFETLKQSGYCGPYLIEMWSETAEDPAAEVAKARDWVKARMAKAGMVEAA, from the coding sequence ATGTTGTCCAAACAAATCCCGCTTGGCATCTATGAAAAGGCGCTCCCCGCCGGGGAGTGCTGGCTGGAACGCCTGCGACTGGCAAAAACGTTGGGCTTCGATTTTGTCGAGATGTCGGTGGATGAAACTGACGAGCGCCTTTCGCGCCTCGACTGGAGCCGCGAGCAGCGTCTGGCGCTGGTCAACGCGATTGTTGAAACCGGCGTGCGCGTGCCGTCCATGTGCCTTTCTGCTCATCGTCGTTTCCCGCTGGGCAGCGAAGATGACGCGGTGCGGGCGCAGGGGCTGGAGATTATGCGTAAAGCCATCCAGTTCGCCCAGGACGTTGGCATTCGCGTGATCCAGCTGGCGGGCTATGACGTTTACTATCAGGAAGCCAATAACGAAACGCGTCGCCGTTTCCGTGACGGCCTGAAAGAGAGCGTTGAGATGGCGAGCCGCGCGCAGGTGACGCTGGCGATGGAGATTATGGATTATCCGTTGATGAACTCCATCAGCAAGGCGCTGGGTTACGCGCACTATCTCAACAACCCGTGGTTCCAGCTCTACCCGGATATCGGCAACCTGTCGGCGTGGGACAACGACGTACAGATGGAATTGCAGGCCGGAATCGGGCATATCGTCGCGGTGCATGTGAAAGACACCAAACCAGGCGTCTTCAAAAACGTGCCGTTTGGCGAAGGTGTGGTGGATTTCGAACGTTGCTTCGAAACGCTCAAACAGAGTGGCTATTGCGGGCCGTACCTGATTGAGATGTGGAGCGAAACGGCGGAAGACCCGGCGGCAGAAGTGGCGAAAGCGCGTGATTGGGTGAAAGCGCGCATGGCCAAAGCAGGCATGGTGGAGGCGGCATAA
- the ulaD gene encoding 3-keto-L-gulonate-6-phosphate decarboxylase UlaD: MSLPMLQVALDNQTMDSAYETTRLIAEEVDIIEVGTILCVGEGVRAVRDLKALYPHKIVLADAKIADAGKILSRMCFEANADWVTVICCADINTAKGALDVAKEFNGDVQIELTGYWTWEQAQQWRDAGIGQVVYHRSRDAQAAGVAWGEADITAIKRLSDMGFKVTVTGGLALEDLPLFKGIPIHVFIAGRSIRDAASPVEAARQFKRSIAQLWG; the protein is encoded by the coding sequence ATGTCATTACCGATGTTGCAGGTCGCGCTGGACAACCAGACTATGGATAGCGCCTACGAAACCACTCGCCTGATTGCCGAAGAAGTCGACATTATCGAAGTGGGTACCATTCTGTGCGTGGGCGAAGGCGTGCGTGCGGTTCGCGATCTGAAAGCGCTCTACCCGCACAAAATCGTGCTGGCAGACGCCAAAATTGCCGATGCAGGCAAAATCCTTTCGCGTATGTGCTTCGAAGCCAACGCTGACTGGGTGACCGTGATTTGCTGTGCGGATATCAACACCGCCAAAGGCGCGCTGGACGTAGCAAAAGAGTTTAACGGCGATGTGCAGATCGAGCTGACCGGTTACTGGACCTGGGAACAGGCGCAACAGTGGCGCGACGCAGGTATTGGGCAGGTGGTTTATCACCGCAGCCGTGACGCACAGGCCGCAGGCGTGGCGTGGGGCGAAGCAGATATTACCGCGATCAAACGTCTTTCCGATATGGGCTTCAAAGTCACCGTCACCGGAGGCCTGGCGCTGGAAGATCTGCCGCTGTTCAAGGGTATTCCGATTCACGTCTTTATTGCCGGTCGCAGCATCCGTGATGCCGCCTCTCCGGTAGAAGCTGCACGTCAGTTCAAACGTTCTATTGCCCAGTTGTGGGGCTAA